AGAAGGAGTTTTCAGAAAGATTCACTACATTATTCAAGTGGTGTTATATTTTCCACAAATAAAACGAATTCATTGTATTTTGtcatttatattatatacaattttctaaattagcttttgtctaaattgttcacagttttcaacatctctgcttgcagtcattcaatgtgAAGCTTTATCGTTTATTATTGAGCCAAGCTACTGATTGTTTTTTtatctaaaaaatgttttaatatcaaacaaagatttaaaaaaaacacagtaaaataatgtttaattctACATTTAGTTAAAGACTCATGCATTTGGCAATCCTGTCTGCACGGACCCTGTATAGTGGTACACAGAGTTTCTATGGGTACAGGCTTTTAGGCAGTCTGTGTGCCACTCTATTATGACTTTTTAAATGCCacctattcttccctagaagcaatgcatcTAAGGAAGAATAGTACACTGTATACATTAGGCCTTAGGCAAGGGCATAAACACCATAGAGGCAGAACATGCGGCTGTTTTGGGGCCCTTGGAAAGAAGAACTGTATTAGCAAACAAGACAGTGGGAAATTAGCCCAAGTGTCATTGAATGGGGAGGGCAAAATAAACTAGACGCTTCTGTTCTGGGCGGCAAGACTGGCGCCATAATGGGGGACCCACTTTCATCTCTACAATAAAGCccctatatataccactggccttAGGAACAATGTTTTCCAATGCCTATATTGCCTATATTACCCATGTGGAAAAGTAACTTTCACCAACACTTAACCACTTGCTAGACTGCCATTATCTGAAATAAAACTTCCCCTATAATATTTTGGGCGTTCACATACTCCAGTATTCTTTGTTGGAGAAGTGCCGTAAAGTTACATAATAGGTTTCCATCATAAACTACTGATTTCAAGTCCTGCCGCAGCATCTCTATTGCTTTCAAAGCCAATACAAAACCTTTCTCTTCAGCTATCCAGATGTATACTTTTCTTTTACGTTTTGGATGGTTGTGTTGCTGTATAACCCGATAACATTTCAGCTTTTGAATATTTGACCTGATCAAGATATAATGTCAAGTAACTTTGAAAttactttctttttatttatcttgtactgactTTAAGTTAAACCTCATGAACTAGGCTGTATTACGAATCCATGTTGTACAGCTCCGTAATATGCCGACCATATCTTACTGTGGGCCTATACATTATATCTGATTTTATGCTCAAACGCATGCTATATTTTTTAAAGGCATTAATACGGTGCCCAAAGCTGCTCTGTGACCATTCTATACCTACATATAAAAGTCCTAAAGTTAATATGTTTTCCTAAAACTAAAAGATTATAACCCAAATGGGCAAATCCAATACAATAAATCACATATCAAACATGCCAACCTGTATTGGATAGTAAATAATGTGAATAGCCACCAGCTAGAcccgctgcaggagaaatgtagtattacatggcagccattcagatgaatggctaTCCAAGTACTACATGGGAGGCTCAAGTCCAACAGAAGGGCACCCCCAtacatattttttggggaaaaaaatttaatCCAAAAAGTTCAGTAATTTACAACATCCGAGAAAAGGAAGAAATATATTGCATACATACAAGACTTTATCGTTATTAAATAAATGGCCAAGATATAACCTCATGGGCTGCCACAGAAAGTAAGAAGGAATCTGGTTTATCTCCCAGACGCTCTAATCAGAAATTACAGGGTCATTTCCATCCTGAATATTATGAATATTAGAGTTTTATATTCTGAGCTTTGAATTGCTGATCCATTGAAAGAGTTAGTAAAGTTTTATTAGTAATTATATGTTCATTTTCAGGACTTAATGTTACATTTTACTATTACCTCAATAAAGCATGAATTATCCCTGCCAGGGACCCCTATAATTCATGATGGctcactattaaaaaaaaaaaaagctattgttATTCAGGAGCTCTCAAATCCAAAAACAAAATGGTCGGTTAATTAAAAAGTTTCTGATTGGAGGAATGGAGGCTCTGTATACGCAATATGATTGGATCAGCATAGCTGTCATGACTCTATGTTTTGCCTATGCCTTTCTGAACCCTAAAATATAAGGTGTAGCTCTGTAGACTAGAAGTTTGGAGGTACTTTGCAATGTATGtccaaatatttatttattttttgtaaagaaAGCGTTTTCAATGATAATTTTATATTAGGTTAAGTTATTGCTAGTTTTGTATTaacctaaaaaatatattttttaaagtgaCTCTAAAGTCCGAATTTCACTTTAGAGCCCACAATTTTTACCAATGCATTGTGTAGTATCAGGCTGTTCTTGTGATATTGTACCACACCACAGGCCACGCAAATCACCAGTACTTATGTAGAATGAATGGCTTGCAGCACATTCATGGCTTTTACATGTGGTCTTCCTAATCCTAATCCTTTTTCCCATCTATGTCATTAGGAAAAACGATAGTATAACTGCCAAGTGTGCACTTGTCCTTATGATTATATTGGAATAATTAAAGCTAAATGAAGTGACCCTGTATGGCAGCGCATGGAGTCTGTATTAGGGACCCGTAAGCTCTCGTATGGTGCCTCTGTAAGGCCTTGTATTCTCTCCAGAAGCAATATTTCCAGAAGACAATACATCTGTAATACGGCACATATAAATCTATTAGAAAAAATACTGTGTGCTTTCGGATAAAATCGGAAGGTAGAGTATGGGCCCATACCAGACTATTAGTACCACACAGATCCGTAATACAGCCACGTGCAGGAGCCCTAACTGACCAATTAAGTTTCCtgccatataaataaatatatatacacatattcaaTAATGTTCCATTTAATATCTATTTAATACATCCGGCTAATTGTTATGTGAGCAGTTGTATGAACGTCGTCAGCTTTCCCTTTTTATAGGCTCAACTTATCGACGGTAATAAGTATTTATCTGAATAACCTAATAAATTAAGACATGGAATGTGATTGTGGACAGGAGTTTATGTGTCTGCTCACACCTGAGTAAATATACTTACTCTAGATGTATGGATGTGAAGCATGGACACGTATAGTAAATATGCTCATAGGTAAAACTCCCCAGAATCGCCTTTCACATGAAAAGGTAATAACTTCAAATACTTTGAATGATCCCGTGACATTAAGTCTTCAGTCATTGGTTTATAGACAGTTCAGCCAGATGGAGAGTcatttatattacattttataCACCAGGCTCAGGAAGCAGAGGGTTGTgggactacaagtctcagcagatCAATAATAACTTGTTACTTTTTTAAACATTTGTGGACACAATTGTATTTATACAGACAAATATTAGTAGTATAGCTGTGACTGcaccatgtagggggcaccacagAAATATATTCCTTATTTTTAGGGTAAATATGCTCCTTTGCTGCATGGTAGTAATGGCCACTTGATTCtaccaataaaaataatttaaataatgAGTAGAGGGATATAAGCATAATGCAGTGCGCAGTTCATAAATATTTGTGGTCAAAaagcaatagttaaaatcaagtttttatgttaaacatttatttagttacattttggtgttttttttcatgCCACTATgtaaaaatcttgcagtttttgtACTCTCGACTACCAGTCACAATAGGTTGACACTTCATGTCACTtttcagtgtaaaaaaaatgtagcttcaaaaaaaaaaaaaatttgattaaatcaagtttttaattCAAAATGTTTTTGGGATGTTTCGTATTTTTTGTCACTTGGGTACAGACAATAGGCTGACATTTTCTGTTTTCTgctgctcacttgtcagctttgctgtgtagactgggacagagCCATTGGAGGGCAGGCGGTTTAATGACAGATGGCAGCTCTGCTTCAGGCCTATATAAGGCAGGATAGTAGCACTATACACTATAGACGCAACAAagctctgtatacagctccctTGCCACTACCTAGCCTCTGGAGGAGGATCTGTACGCCATCACTTTCTGGAGACTGTGATAGACTAATGACATTTCTGTGACAATTACAGGGGAATTTCCATCTTAAACATTCATAACATATTCACAGGTTAGGCAATTTATACCTGATAGGttgcatagttagtacggttaaaaaaatgtccatcaagttcaaccaaggtagGGAAGGTTAGAGTTCCACATCTAGGACCTCTGTTTGCCGATTCATGTCGGTCCTCTCCCTTTCAGAAGGCAATGGAGATGACCCTCTCCATTAAAATTTATGAGAGTTACAGAAAGAGctacaataatttaaaaaaatgacaaacatataattttttgtcTACATACTTAAATCTAATTAATGAAGCTAAAATTAACATCcggcacctctcctgacatgtctgttttagtaaatacttgtaattCATGTCACATGTCTAGCATTTTACACATACAACTGTGAGTTATTCcgcctggaaatttatgaataaattgacaaccgggCTTTAAATTACCCTTTTCAATGGTGTGTGTCCCTAAACACTCTGATAACCCTTATTGGACGGTGTCCACGTGTACATGAACAAAATGTGCTCTATTTTATAGGGAATACAGGTATTTACGAAAGCAGACTTGAGGGCTGACATGTCTTGCTTAAATACATGCTAGAGACTCTTTACGACTTTGAGACAATTCTTCAACCACCAGCAAACCCCATTTAAAGTACAACTTTCTCATTTTGCCtaaaaatccccccaaaaaattctGAAAAGCTTGCCATATACTAGGCATAAAAATGCCTCACTGATCCATACCACTGGCCTCTTTCGCCGACCCCATGTGTACGCAGGAATATGGTGATTTGTCGTCCATGATGCTGACATGTGGCGTGACCAGGATGATTACAGTCACAGTGTTGTCACTGCTACAGTCACTTCAGCATGGACAATTCATGTCACCGTGTTCtagaaaaaccctttaaccctTCCTTCTACAgctgtttttagttttttcacttacattttttcctccccaccttccaaaagccataacttttttatttttctgttaatatagccgtatgagggattgatttttgccaaacaagttgtatttttctcaCAGCAATATTTATTGAATCATATAATGTATTTGGAAACTGGAGAAAatgtctttgtggggtggaatgggaaaaaaacagtgcttcctccattgtttttggggtttcgtttaGGTGGGGGAAGAGTGTTACTGTCAGAAATTAATATAAATCTAAACTATTTTTAGGATATAATTTGTCACCAAAGTTACATATAGCATAAATTCAATATGCAGcttaatacaattaaaaaaacataaaaagggtAGAAAATTAAGTCATTTACAATTTTGGCAGGGTCTATAGTAATTATTTCACCATAAAACACAATAAGGAATATGGCTGCATTACCAATTGTCACCACTGCGTGTCGTCAAAGGAGAGAGCAAGCAATACCTGCAGCAATGCGAGTGTCACACAATGTTTGGTGACTGCTTTAACTGTTGCATCTAAGTAATGTGAAGAATGACAAAGGTTTAAGCTTTACTCTCACTCTGTCCCtgatttttttccttcttttcttTGTCTTATGTTATATTTACTCTTGGCTGGGAGtggtaaacacacaaaataaagcaAATAGAAAAGTTCAAGCAGCTCAGATTTCTGCATCCTTCCCCTATAGCCCTGAAAATGGGAAATAACTATGAGCCCCTGCCACCTGATAGAGTGGGCACATGAACTCCATTAGGAACTTGCTCATCACTGCATCTAATAAGCCAGCAATCAGCATCATTAAGCTAATGCATCTCCAGGAATAAAGGTTATGGATGTGGAGAAGATGTGTGACTTATAGGATGCCCCTTTAATCGTTTCCTGTAATATTCTCCAAGAAGAAAGTTGGTGCTGCTGGTAAGGCTGGTGTGGGATGAGACCTCTGAGGGGACTTGCCTCCTGCACATGAGGTGTGATGGTCGGGAATACAGCAATGGATTTTCCTGGGGATTGTTAATTAAAGGCTGGTGCATGAGATGAGCCACAAGGGACAGCTCCTACGTCTGCTATGAGAGAGGATAAGAAGTGAAGGAGCTGAAGATCTGGGGGACCTGCCTGCACCACTCATTCTTCCAAGTTGACTTTTCCTCCCACATTCAATTCAATATTATCAGCAGCCACTTATAGACAAGCTAAACTCTATATAAGAGTCATCAGAGTAACTGGCATGGTGCATAGAGACTGACACTGCTCCAGGGCAGCTGCAAACTTCCTCCCTATCAGCAGGAGTGTATCTGCGCCAAGCCAAGGGGGCACAGGGATCAGAAGCAGCCATACACCAGGTAACACTGTGCAGGTGTCTTCTCTCACCTCTAGATCTGTTATATGTGTTTGCTGTGTTGCTTGCATTAGCCTTGAATGTAAGTGTAGTGTGTACTCAGTGTGAGTGAGATGTGTGCCAGTGCTGGGGTTGTGCCCTCTGACTTCACACTAGACTGGCAGGCTGGCAGTAAAGAATGAGTACACTGAGCTGCAGCTTTATAATACTGATACATGtgcactttttctttttcttctaccCTAAGAAGCTCCACTGGATGAGAGATGAGGGATATTATGGGCTCTGCACTGCTGGGTGTTATACTTCTATTGCTCTCTCCTGGATACTGTAAATGCAGGACTGACTCCATCAACCTGACTGACAAGAACCTGCTCAATTTTATCATGAAAATTATCAAAGACTTTAAAGGGTATAATAATATAGAAGACAACGGGGTTCAGTATCCTTCAAAGCAAGATTACTACCCAGAGGACAAGGAGGAGATTGAATATGGGGCTTACCAGGAGCAGAGAGTAGGTAAGAATTTCACTAAGTTTCACTGTGCTTGGTCAGTTTgtattttccatatatatattgttacactatgtatttatttatttatttatctatgtatttatttattttttgtactttattaCTTGCAGTTTAGATACAGAAAATACATCAGTTTACCACCTAGTGCTAAATGACAAACTCAACCTTGCTACATTAGCAAACTCagttcacttataacttttacagCTGCCTAGATGAGGAATGAAACACATGCTCCAATATATAATGTAAGGAATATCTCTGTATCAGTGACTTTGGACTAAAGGAAGAATAGTATActatttatattttacatatatgtttattcacaattcagatgtagcagagcttaaaTTGTCATTGAATGGCTTTCTTGTGCATTTTAACAATTCATGAGTTCACATCACTGAGAAATACAGAACCACAGATCTATATGAAGAATCTTATAGTGTATCACCATTATAAGCTAATGATAAGGTGCAATACACAAGAAAAGTCACCAGCACCTCTTATGGGGATCGTTCTTTGTAGTGCACTTGTAAGGGATAGAAAGGAGAGCCTCCTAGGAGAATTGATAGATCAGATAAATTGAATTGTGCTGTACATGGCTGGGAGCTGACATGTAGGGTACGATATGGAATATATTACATGTAGGTGGTAGGAATGGTAGTAAGGAGGGAGCAGATCACATAACTGGCATTGCTCATATATTGTGTAAGCTAGTCCTGGAGGCTGTATATACTTGGATAGAGGGTTAGCACCACATGCTCcagcttgtatatacagtgtttaTTGTGTGATATATCTCTCATGCAACCAAACTTGTAATTGGGATATTGCACTTTACAAGAAGGTGTGAATGTCTTGCTACACATTGGTTATGTAAACCAGTGATGAATGGTAACTCATATTCCCGGTGTATGAATTATGAATTATAATAATAGTTATTAGCTGTGTCTGAATTATACAACATTGTTGGAACAGTCTTTAACTGGTCAGTATGTTTGGATGATGCAGATGCCGGTCTGCAAGGTATTCAAACTGCTGCAAGTCCCTCAGATGTCTGCAGGCTTCTGTGTACAGGAATACAGACTACAGACTGCTATAAAACAGCTTAGAGTCTGCAGGTTGGCAGCGGAGCCACATGGAACGTGAGTTCTGTCAGCTGCCCTGTTATATTTGGAGTTATTTACACAATAACGCTACATTATGGAGTAGTTATTTAGGCAATTacctgacaaatacatttactAGTCTGAGGAGCTGCAGTTAACCCATTTGATCATACCAGGACTTTTAATCTCTACTTTAGAATATAGTCACAAGCGGaacatttgttgcagaaatttctgcgcgtTTCCCGTTCATGAGTGGGGTTTTACAGAGATCTAGGCACATTCTGCAGgaacaaccccatttagatgtAGGGAATTGATGTTtagttgcagaaatgtttgcaacaaatctgccgtgtgtgaatgtACCCTTAACGGGATACAAATTAAGGATTTCCtgatgggaattattcaaaagGCTGGAATCACAAATGCAGGTTCCGTGGCAGTTTTTTAAGCTATACACAGGAGTGGATATAAAAGAGAGGAGAAGGATCAGTCTTTCCTTGAGGGTATATTCCGCACGCCAGATATACTGCAGCttttccgcaacagaaaatctgaaGCAAAATCTCAAAACACATCAggtaaatcagtcacagaaatccgcagAAAATAGTGCGTCTTAGCTACGcatattgctgcggaaatgcAATGTAGCTGCGAATTTAGTGGGAAGCATTGATTGTGATAAACTTTAGGTGCACCTGTGGATTTCTAATGGGTTTTACAGCATTTCCGCTGCGTACAGACGGCAACTAAACTCAACATGTGTATTTTAGTGCCAAATTTATGCTCTTCATTTAAGTCTATAGCCCAAGCAGCATCTCCACTCcgaatacgcagcataaattgacatgcaaaTTTGAAAGCCGCACaactttcctgcgttttttttccccgcagcaTTTGGTTGAGATTtccataaatctcatccactttggcgctactgtaaatgctacgAAATTTCCACACATAAATCTTTTggcaaaaatctgcagcgtatcttgcctgtgggaacatatccttatacttttctttttttcttggatccactcctggctctGATACAAaaagctgcatcaaaaactgctacAATAAACTGCATGTGTGACTCCAGCCGTAGTCTGCCGTCACACTTGGCTTTTCAAACTACATGACAGAACGCATTTTAAGGTGACGGCGTTATTGAAATGTAAAATGCGttttttaggtctttttttttAGTGCCATTTTTCATTTAGTGACATTTTGATCATGCTCTTTTTCTGCCTTTTTaaagttctatagagaagcctatgataCCCAGATCATtttgcatttagaaaaaaaatggcactGACCACAAAAACGCCAAAAAACAGTTGCAAGCAAAAACACAGTGTATGTAGTgccttttatattttactatagactttaatgtaacacctggctgcacaaaaaaacacactacaaaaaagaaaataaaagcgtCCTGAAAAACGTGCGTGTGAAACCAACCTAAGAGAATTTTTTTAAACCCCCTAACAAAAAAATTGTGCAACACTGTGCTCGCCAGGCAATTTGGTAAAATGTTTGGACTGTTGCCAAGCAACATGACCAGCAGCCAGCAGGTGACTATGCTGTATCTCAGTGCCACCATGGTATTTAACCACTGTACTACAGACAGGCAGGTGGTATGATTGATAACATGGCTCCAACATCTCCAATTTAAGTAAATGGATACCAATCCCAAGCCCACTATTAGTGTTTAAAGGGAGGAATCATCAGGAAAGTCTCCTTGTCAGAGAACTTCTTTAGGCCAAGATCACatgcacagttttgatgcagtttttatggcagtttttggctcagttttttgagccaaagccagaagtggatccaaaaggaaacagacatgtcaggagagccgaCAGGTCACTGAGGAGGAACagataggaggggagctgtgtccatcacctattatcaatagtggattctgtgttatctatatagatgtgttacctgtcattgttaggctggattcacacgaggtcactacgtccgtaattgacggacgtatttcggccgcaagtctcggaccgaacacactgcagggagccgggctcctagcatcatagttatgtacgatgctaggagtccctgcctctccgtggaactactgtcccgtactgaaaacatgattacagtacggcacaattgtcctgcagcgaggcagggactcctagcgtcgtacataactatgatgctaggagcccggctccctgcggtgtgttcggtccgggacttgcggccgaaatatgttccgtccattacggatgtaacatgctcgtgtgaatccagcctaatccgc
This genomic stretch from Rhinoderma darwinii isolate aRhiDar2 chromosome 4, aRhiDar2.hap1, whole genome shotgun sequence harbors:
- the ALKAL2 gene encoding ALK and LTK ligand 2, with the translated sequence MRDIMGSALLGVILLLLSPGYCKCRTDSINLTDKNLLNFIMKIIKDFKGYNNIEDNGVQYPSKQDYYPEDKEEIEYGAYQEQRVEIVPRDLRMKEKFLKHLTGRLSFTSPNCNKHFRRLYNSTRDCTIPAHYKRCARLLTRLAVSPICMDG